A genome region from Clostridium sp. JN-9 includes the following:
- a CDS encoding ATPase yields MDIIKLLEYLQEIIETSSKVPITGKAMVDKKEVLEVIDKIINNLPDEFKKAQWVYEEKERILSEAVAQSDEIKNQNMELLKKQIENHDITREAEAKAQQIISSAQRDAKAMRLGARDYADEVLSELDREINSRGNILIGNIKKEAEDFFQQLESKITNSSGEIRENIKELRNYNK; encoded by the coding sequence ATGGATATAATTAAATTATTGGAATATCTCCAGGAAATAATTGAAACTTCAAGTAAAGTACCTATTACTGGTAAAGCAATGGTAGACAAAAAAGAAGTACTGGAGGTAATAGATAAGATAATTAATAATTTACCTGATGAATTTAAAAAGGCACAATGGGTTTATGAAGAAAAAGAAAGGATCTTAAGCGAAGCTGTTGCGCAATCAGATGAAATAAAAAATCAAAATATGGAATTACTTAAGAAACAAATAGAAAATCATGATATAACGAGAGAAGCCGAAGCCAAAGCACAGCAGATAATTTCTTCTGCCCAAAGAGATGCAAAGGCTATGAGACTTGGAGCAAGGGATTATGCTGATGAAGTGCTTTCTGAACTGGATAGAGAAATAAATTCAAGAGGAAATATACTCATTGGAAATATAAAAAAAGAAGCTGAGGATTTTTTCCAGCAGCTTGAATCGAAAATCACTAATTCCTCTGGGGAAATCAGAGAAAATATTAAGGAATTAAGAAATTATAATAAATGA
- the ylbJ gene encoding sporulation integral membrane protein YlbJ, whose product MLHFILYLAILIILILIFILLKNKSIIIVAFSTLIIFEFIFQPDICIEGTLTGARLFYYKVFPSIFPFLIICNILINYDGVKIYARYFGAFLCKPLRLPIQCSFVIITSILCGYPLGSKYASEIYNKQLISYNTYKRLLNIASNASPLFIIGSVGTSMLNNSNIGYLLFFSNIISCILMSLVLPAAKEKKIDNYNAGNYLPGTKDFGSVIKSSIDSSITNTLSIGGFVILFSVIISIIKNSSIVNLLVNIISTLSNINSTIIKSLLLGVVEITNGCSLISQSDMNMLTKISIISFFIGFSGISIIFQVNSFIYKYNVSIKTYVFNKFIQGVFCSIISVILFSIMRVNLYNSNVPAVSLVTNPIFNKYYIIYFISAIPLVLVLLKNIKYFIRNHLL is encoded by the coding sequence TTGTTGCATTTTATTTTATATCTGGCAATTTTAATTATATTAATTTTAATTTTTATATTATTAAAAAATAAAAGCATTATCATTGTTGCTTTTTCAACACTGATAATATTTGAATTTATTTTTCAGCCTGATATTTGCATTGAAGGCACATTGACTGGTGCCAGGTTATTTTATTATAAAGTATTTCCCTCTATTTTCCCATTTTTGATAATATGTAATATACTAATAAACTATGATGGAGTGAAAATATATGCCAGATACTTTGGAGCTTTTTTGTGCAAGCCTTTAAGATTACCTATTCAATGCAGTTTTGTTATTATAACTAGTATATTGTGTGGTTATCCTCTTGGCAGTAAATATGCCAGTGAAATATATAATAAACAGCTAATCTCCTATAATACATATAAGAGGTTATTAAATATTGCTTCAAATGCAAGTCCATTATTTATAATAGGTTCAGTAGGCACATCCATGCTGAATAATAGTAATATTGGGTATTTACTTTTTTTTTCAAATATTATTTCCTGTATTTTAATGAGTTTAGTTTTACCTGCAGCTAAAGAAAAAAAAATAGATAATTACAATGCCGGTAATTATCTGCCAGGTACTAAAGATTTTGGTTCAGTAATTAAAAGTAGTATAGATTCCTCTATAACAAATACCCTATCAATAGGTGGTTTTGTTATCTTATTTTCTGTAATAATATCGATAATTAAAAATAGCAGTATTGTAAATTTGTTGGTTAATATTATTTCAACATTGTCAAACATTAACAGCACAATTATAAAAAGTTTATTATTAGGTGTAGTTGAAATTACTAATGGATGTTCATTAATCTCACAGTCAGATATGAATATGCTGACTAAAATTTCAATAATATCATTTTTTATTGGATTCAGCGGAATTTCAATTATTTTTCAAGTAAACTCTTTCATATATAAATATAATGTTTCAATTAAGACATATGTATTTAATAAATTTATTCAAGGAGTATTTTGTTCAATTATCAGCGTAATTTTATTTAGTATTATGAGAGTAAATTTGTACAACAGCAATGTACCTGCAGTGTCCTTAGTAACTAATCCCATATTTAATAAGTACTATATAATTTATTTTATTTCTGCTATTCCATTGGTTTTAGTATTATTAAAAAATATAAAATATTTTATAAGGAATCATTTATTATAA
- a CDS encoding nucleotidyltransferase encodes MKLTGIVAEYNPFHNGHEYHIKKSIEQTNCDGIVAVMSGNFVQRGLPAIVDKWTRAEMALLNGVDLVIELPVIYSVSSAEFFSFGAVSLLNSIGVIENICFGCETEDSEALFQIARIFNDEPQEYKVLLTNYLALGNSFPKARTMAMEKYYKTHCDKHDITSIISLPNNILAIEYYKSLIKLNSRITASPIKRLGSNYNDKRLNSKFASATAIREFFKDNKNIEDVRNYIPLNSFNILSYLNNKNYSLLTGDEMLDFIKYRFYSGDKTLNKLPDASEGLDNRIYKFIDKSSSLNSLIEMVKTKRYTYSRISRLLCQYFLLFDRFNYSELRSMQCPYARILGFNNNGREIIREMKKNSSIPIITKIPNKINDTLRADIFATKAYSLLNNHVVSNADYLNSPVIIKN; translated from the coding sequence TTGAAGTTAACTGGTATAGTAGCTGAATACAATCCGTTTCATAATGGACATGAATATCATATTAAAAAATCTATAGAACAGACAAATTGTGACGGCATAGTTGCAGTAATGAGCGGTAATTTTGTTCAAAGGGGTCTCCCTGCTATAGTTGATAAATGGACACGGGCAGAAATGGCATTGCTAAATGGTGTTGATTTGGTTATTGAACTGCCTGTAATATACAGCGTATCTTCAGCAGAATTTTTTTCATTTGGAGCTGTATCTTTATTGAATAGTATAGGTGTTATAGAAAATATATGCTTTGGGTGTGAAACAGAAGATTCAGAAGCATTATTTCAAATTGCCAGGATTTTTAATGATGAGCCGCAGGAATATAAAGTTCTTTTGACTAATTACTTAGCTTTAGGCAATTCATTCCCAAAGGCCAGGACAATGGCTATGGAAAAATATTATAAAACACATTGTGATAAGCATGACATTACTTCTATTATAAGTCTTCCCAATAATATTCTTGCCATAGAATATTATAAAAGTCTTATAAAGCTCAATAGCAGAATAACTGCTTCCCCAATAAAACGGTTAGGTTCAAATTACAATGATAAAAGATTGAATAGTAAATTTGCATCAGCTACTGCCATAAGAGAATTTTTTAAAGATAACAAAAATATAGAAGATGTCAGGAATTACATACCCTTAAATTCCTTTAATATTCTTTCATATTTAAATAATAAAAATTACTCTTTGCTCACAGGAGATGAAATGCTGGATTTTATAAAATATAGATTTTACTCAGGTGATAAAACACTTAATAAACTTCCTGATGCATCTGAGGGATTAGATAATAGAATTTATAAATTTATTGATAAAAGCAGCAGCCTCAATAGTTTAATAGAAATGGTTAAAACCAAGCGCTATACATATAGCAGAATCAGTAGATTATTGTGTCAGTACTTTTTATTATTTGACAGGTTTAATTATTCAGAACTTAGATCCATGCAATGCCCATATGCAAGAATATTAGGATTTAATAATAATGGAAGGGAAATAATAAGGGAAATGAAAAAAAACAGCAGCATACCTATAATAACAAAAATACCTAATAAAATTAACGATACATTGAGAGCAGATATATTTGCTACTAAAGCTTATAGCTTACTTAATAATCATGTGGTAAGTAATGCCGATTATTTAAATAGCCCTGTAATAATTAAAAACTGA